A part of Pseudoalteromonas arctica A 37-1-2 genomic DNA contains:
- a CDS encoding RDD family protein — MSGEFPRAGFWRRFASLVYDTLAIIAFAMLTVVLYLFAVQGLISLDVISLNGAEDVSAFIQNSNLLSGIRTALLIIVTLVFFGYFWTKSGQTIGMRAWRLKVQTLEGNLISWPQSIIRSVSALLGLGNLVVLVDFKNKKALQDYISKTEVIALTKEENRRIYSELD; from the coding sequence ATGTCGGGTGAGTTTCCACGTGCTGGTTTTTGGCGCCGTTTTGCGTCGTTAGTTTACGATACGTTAGCCATTATTGCGTTTGCGATGTTAACTGTAGTGCTGTATTTATTTGCAGTACAAGGGCTTATTTCTCTCGATGTAATTAGTTTAAATGGCGCAGAGGATGTATCTGCCTTTATTCAAAATTCAAATCTTCTTTCGGGTATTCGTACCGCTCTTTTAATTATTGTTACCTTAGTATTTTTTGGCTACTTTTGGACTAAAAGCGGGCAAACCATTGGCATGCGTGCATGGCGTTTAAAAGTACAAACTCTTGAGGGTAATTTAATTAGCTGGCCGCAATCAATTATCCGCAGCGTTAGCGCTTTACTCGGTTTAGGTAATTTGGTGGTGTTAGTAGATTTTAAAAACAAAAAAGCACTGCAAGATTACATCTCTAAAACAGAAGTTATTGCACTTACTAAAGAAGAAAACAGACGTATTTATAGTGAGCTTGATTAA
- the lptG gene encoding LPS export ABC transporter permease LptG, translating into MMKTLDWYLGRSILQTTGFALLVLVGISTLIKFIDQLKSVGRGSYDLMTAMLYTLYTIPGDLVVFFPMAALIGGLTGLGALASNSELVVMQAAGMSRLQIIGSVMKTAIFMAVCMMALGEWGAPEAQLHAKEMRNQAIHGGDVFNTQKGVWAKDGNNFINIEDVDENGRLNGVHMYHFDKSLELTQITKARDALSRKEGWLLRDVNKVIITSEKTTTEQLPEEFYPSQLTAEKLGVVSVKPESLSFTGLWSYLSYLEQNEQDTSTYELALWRKLMQPVSVAVMLLVALSFIFGPLRTVTMGARIIMGVVTGIVFHLTNEIFGPVVMVYQIPAIIGAVLPSIIFIGFATYLMNKRV; encoded by the coding sequence ATGATGAAAACGCTTGATTGGTATTTAGGCCGCAGTATTTTACAAACTACCGGCTTTGCATTGTTGGTACTTGTTGGTATTAGCACCTTAATTAAATTTATCGACCAGTTAAAGTCGGTAGGGCGCGGCAGTTACGACTTAATGACTGCAATGCTTTACACGCTTTACACAATACCTGGCGATTTAGTGGTGTTTTTTCCGATGGCTGCGCTAATTGGTGGCTTAACGGGTTTGGGGGCACTTGCCTCAAACAGTGAGCTGGTAGTGATGCAAGCCGCTGGTATGTCGCGCTTACAAATAATTGGTTCAGTGATGAAAACGGCCATATTTATGGCTGTATGCATGATGGCACTTGGCGAATGGGGTGCACCTGAAGCGCAATTACACGCTAAAGAAATGCGAAACCAAGCAATACATGGCGGCGATGTGTTTAATACACAAAAAGGTGTATGGGCTAAAGACGGCAATAATTTTATTAATATTGAAGATGTTGATGAAAACGGCAGGCTCAACGGGGTACACATGTACCACTTTGATAAATCGTTAGAGCTTACCCAAATTACTAAAGCAAGAGATGCACTAAGCCGAAAAGAAGGCTGGCTACTTCGTGACGTAAATAAGGTTATTATTACTAGCGAAAAAACCACAACAGAGCAATTACCAGAAGAGTTTTACCCTTCGCAACTCACAGCTGAAAAGTTAGGGGTTGTTTCGGTAAAACCGGAGTCACTTTCATTTACTGGGCTTTGGTCGTATTTAAGTTACTTAGAGCAAAACGAACAAGACACAAGTACCTACGAGCTTGCTCTATGGCGTAAGTTGATGCAGCCAGTATCTGTTGCGGTAATGCTGCTGGTGGCGCTCTCGTTTATATTTGGCCCGCTGCGTACCGTTACTATGGGCGCACGTATTATTATGGGTGTTGTAACGGGGATCGTGTTTCACTTAACTAATGAAATATTTGGCCCTGTCGTTATGGTTTACCAAATACCTGCCATTATAGGGGCGGTATTGCCCAGTATTATATTTATAGGCTTTGCGACATATTTGATGAATAAACGGGTATAG
- the lptF gene encoding LPS export ABC transporter permease LptF: MLIFRYLTAEVLKSQVAVFLTLMTIFLSQKLVGILGDASEGSIPAKLVLSMIALKLPQLASLILPLSIFLGIILAYSRIYADSEMTVLKACGVSEWYVVRVTLISSVGLAILAAALTMYIAPWASEQEYQLKEQAKADAGLSALRAGRFQETGNEKAVVFIHNIEKGGKELNKVFVAQLPDSEKGNLARLVYAQQGVVVEAVNGEQQLVLTDGKRYETDGTTPALNLTEFDGYSVQIREQEIEHQRRKLEAVPTNQLLAINTPESIAQWQWRLAIPLSIPLLTLLAVPLSVVNPRQGKFAKLVPAISLYLGYFILLNAAKFAVEDGKIPPSIGLWWIHLSALFIGGLLIIKGRPLGAWLKAVVTKRELGS, encoded by the coding sequence TTGCTAATTTTCCGTTATTTGACCGCTGAGGTTTTAAAATCGCAGGTCGCCGTATTTTTAACTTTAATGACAATATTTTTGTCACAAAAGTTAGTTGGTATTTTAGGTGATGCCTCTGAGGGCAGCATTCCTGCTAAATTAGTGCTATCGATGATTGCACTAAAGCTTCCACAACTGGCCTCGCTAATACTTCCGCTGAGTATATTTTTAGGCATTATTTTGGCTTACAGCCGTATTTACGCCGATAGCGAAATGACCGTCCTTAAAGCCTGTGGCGTAAGTGAATGGTATGTTGTGCGCGTAACGCTTATATCAAGCGTTGGGCTTGCCATATTAGCCGCTGCATTGACTATGTATATAGCGCCGTGGGCAAGCGAGCAAGAGTATCAATTAAAAGAACAAGCCAAAGCCGATGCGGGGTTATCTGCACTCAGAGCTGGGCGGTTCCAAGAAACCGGTAACGAAAAAGCCGTGGTGTTTATTCATAATATTGAAAAAGGCGGCAAAGAGCTTAATAAGGTATTTGTTGCACAGTTACCTGATAGCGAAAAAGGCAATCTAGCGCGCTTAGTATATGCACAGCAAGGTGTTGTGGTTGAAGCCGTAAATGGTGAGCAACAGCTAGTACTAACAGACGGTAAACGTTACGAAACAGACGGCACAACGCCTGCACTTAATTTAACAGAATTTGATGGTTACAGCGTACAAATACGAGAACAAGAAATAGAGCATCAACGCCGTAAATTAGAGGCTGTGCCAACTAACCAATTATTGGCTATAAACACTCCTGAATCTATTGCTCAATGGCAATGGCGACTCGCTATTCCGTTATCAATCCCGCTACTTACCTTACTGGCAGTGCCACTAAGTGTGGTTAATCCTCGCCAAGGTAAATTTGCAAAACTAGTGCCTGCTATTAGCTTGTACTTAGGCTACTTTATTTTACTAAATGCCGCTAAATTTGCAGTTGAAGATGGCAAAATCCCGCCTTCAATCGGCTTGTGGTGGATTCATCTAAGTGCCTTGTTTATAGGTGGGTTATTAATTATAAAAGGGCGACCACTGGGCGCTTGGCTTAAAGCCGTAGTAACTAAGCGGGAGTTAGGCTCATGA
- the pepA gene encoding leucyl aminopeptidase, translated as MEFNVKSGSPEKQRSACIVVGVYEPRRLSPIGEQLDKISDGYISNLLRRGDLEGKPGQVLLLHHVPNVLSERILLVGCGKERELDDKQYKQIISKTINTLNETGSMEAVCFLTEQHVKGRDTYWKVRQAVETTQDCLYTFNQLKSKKVDPRRPLRKMVFNVPTRRELTIGESAIEHGLAIAAGSKLCKDVANMPPNICNPVYLGEQAQELATNFDNITVDIIGEKQMAELGMNSYLAVGRGSDNESIMSIINYKGAADDQAPIVLVGKGLTFDSGGISLKPGEGMDEMKYDMGGAAGVIGAMRALAQMQLPINVIGVLAGCENMPGSNAYRPGDILTTMSGQTVEVLNTDAEGRLVLCDALTYVERFNPDTVIDVATLTGACIVALGAHATGLLSNHNPLAHDLLKASEQSGDRAWQLPLWDDYQDQLESPFADFTNLGGRSAGTITAACFLSKFTKKYHWAHLDVAGTAWRSGAKKGATGRPVPMLTQYLLNRAGVSEAAQD; from the coding sequence ATGGAATTTAACGTAAAAAGTGGTAGCCCAGAAAAACAGCGCAGCGCATGTATTGTGGTTGGCGTTTACGAGCCACGTAGGTTATCCCCCATTGGTGAACAACTCGATAAAATTAGTGATGGCTATATCTCTAATTTACTTCGCCGTGGCGACTTAGAAGGTAAGCCAGGCCAAGTTTTATTATTGCATCATGTACCCAATGTATTAAGCGAGCGCATATTGCTTGTAGGTTGTGGTAAAGAGCGCGAGCTTGATGATAAGCAATATAAACAAATTATTTCTAAAACTATTAATACTTTAAACGAAACAGGCTCTATGGAAGCAGTCTGCTTTTTAACAGAGCAACACGTTAAAGGTCGCGACACTTACTGGAAAGTTCGTCAAGCAGTAGAAACAACGCAAGATTGCTTATATACGTTTAACCAATTAAAAAGTAAAAAAGTAGACCCTCGTCGTCCACTTCGTAAAATGGTGTTTAACGTACCAACACGACGCGAACTAACTATTGGCGAAAGTGCCATTGAGCATGGTTTAGCCATTGCTGCAGGTAGTAAGCTGTGTAAAGACGTGGCTAATATGCCACCAAATATTTGTAACCCAGTGTACTTAGGCGAGCAAGCACAAGAGTTGGCAACTAATTTTGACAACATCACTGTTGATATTATTGGCGAAAAGCAAATGGCAGAACTAGGTATGAATTCTTATCTAGCTGTTGGCCGAGGTAGTGATAACGAATCAATTATGTCGATTATTAACTACAAAGGCGCCGCTGACGACCAAGCCCCTATTGTACTTGTTGGTAAAGGCTTAACGTTTGACTCAGGCGGTATTTCATTAAAACCAGGCGAAGGCATGGACGAAATGAAATACGACATGGGCGGCGCTGCAGGTGTTATTGGTGCAATGCGTGCACTTGCACAAATGCAATTGCCAATTAACGTTATTGGTGTTTTAGCTGGTTGTGAAAACATGCCTGGCTCAAACGCGTATCGCCCGGGTGATATTTTAACAACAATGTCAGGGCAAACAGTTGAAGTGTTAAACACCGACGCTGAAGGTCGTTTAGTGTTGTGCGACGCACTAACGTACGTTGAACGCTTTAACCCGGATACGGTTATTGACGTAGCAACACTTACTGGCGCTTGTATTGTAGCCCTTGGCGCGCATGCGACTGGTTTACTATCAAACCATAACCCACTTGCACACGATTTATTAAAAGCGTCTGAGCAAAGTGGCGACCGTGCATGGCAGTTACCGTTATGGGATGACTATCAAGATCAGCTAGAGAGCCCATTTGCTGACTTTACAAACTTAGGTGGACGCTCTGCGGGTACTATTACTGCGGCATGTTTCTTGTCTAAATTTACTAAAAAGTATCATTGGGCCCATTTAGATGTTGCCGGTACAGCGTGGCGCAGTGGCGCTAAAAAAGGCGCAACGGGCCGTCCTGTTCCAATGCTTACTCAGTATTTATTAAATAGAGCTGGCGTAAGTGAAGCCGCTCAAGATTAA
- a CDS encoding DNA polymerase III subunit chi, whose amino-acid sequence MNMNAKFFVLKQQDESKAQADDHFALAAQIAADQYRNGQRVFICVNDNEAACAIDEIIWAFDPDSFVPHNLQGEGPKGGAPVEIGITPPVGNRKVLINLATQLPDYIRRFNQVFDFVPVEPAAKQAARERFKKLRQLGANLTTQDINS is encoded by the coding sequence ATGAACATGAACGCTAAATTTTTCGTTCTAAAGCAACAAGATGAGTCTAAAGCCCAGGCTGACGATCATTTTGCTTTGGCTGCTCAAATTGCGGCCGATCAGTATCGAAATGGGCAGCGTGTGTTTATTTGTGTTAACGATAACGAAGCAGCCTGTGCCATTGATGAAATAATTTGGGCATTCGATCCAGATAGTTTTGTGCCACATAATTTACAAGGTGAAGGCCCTAAAGGCGGCGCACCTGTAGAAATTGGTATTACGCCACCTGTTGGCAATCGTAAAGTTTTAATTAACTTGGCTACTCAATTACCGGATTACATTCGTCGGTTTAACCAAGTTTTTGATTTTGTACCCGTAGAACCAGCTGCTAAACAAGCAGCCCGCGAGCGTTTTAAAAAGCTACGCCAACTCGGTGCCAATCTCACCACGCAAGATATTAATAGCTAG
- a CDS encoding valine--tRNA ligase, giving the protein MDKTYNPQDIEQSLYQDWEQKGYFKPSGKGVPYSIMIPPPNVTGSLHMGHAFQDTIMDTLTRFKRMQGNNTLWQVGTDHAGIATQMLVERKLHAEEGKTRHDLGREDFINKIWEWKKESGGTITKQLRRLGASVDWDRERFTMDDGLSEAVKEVFVRLHKENLIYRGKRLVNWDPKLHTAISDLEVENKDKKGHMWNLRYPLADGVTTQDGKDYIVVATTRPETMLGDSGVAVNPDDERYIDLIGKEILLPIVNRRIKIVADEHADKDKGTGCVKITPAHDFNDNEVGKRHQMPMINIFDKDAAILNQGETYTFDGKELEFDAPIPERLRGLDRFAARKAIVAEFEELGLLEKIEDHGLTVPYGDRSGVVIEPLLTDQWYVRVAPLAEPAKDAVKNGDIQFVPKQYENMYFSWMNDVQDWCISRQLWWGHRIPAWYDNEGNVFVGRDEAEVRRENNIADNVTLSQDEDVLDTWFSSALWTFSTQGWPENTDDLKTFHPSDVLVTGFDIIFFWVARMIMMTLHFVKDENGKPQVPFKTVYVTGLIRDDNGDKMSKSKGNVLDPLDMIDGIELEDLVQKRTGNMMQPKLAAKIEKDTRKVFAGGIEAHGTDALRFTLAAMASTGRDINWDMNRLEGYRNFCNKLWNASRYVLMNTEEQDCGFANGAQTELSLADRWILGQYEATVKTYTEHLDNYRFDLAANTLYEFTWNQFCDWYLELTKPVLFKGNEAQQRGTRNTLITVLESLLRLMHPMMPYITETIWQRVAPLAGLETANTSIMVQPFPVYNEASVDAKAMDDLEWVKQFILAIRNIRGEMDISPSKPLSVLLANASSDDVRRIEENKSFLASLAKIEEFTMLENKDGAPACATSYVGNLEIMIPMAGLIDVEAELSRINKQLEKAEKGLAQVQNKLANEKFVNNAPEAVLAKENAKLAEFSDAKTKLLEQKTKIESL; this is encoded by the coding sequence ATGGATAAAACCTACAATCCGCAAGATATTGAACAGTCTCTATATCAAGACTGGGAACAAAAAGGCTACTTTAAGCCATCTGGCAAAGGCGTACCATATTCAATTATGATCCCGCCGCCAAATGTCACTGGTAGCTTACACATGGGCCACGCCTTCCAAGATACAATAATGGATACCCTAACGCGTTTTAAACGTATGCAAGGTAACAACACATTATGGCAAGTAGGTACTGACCACGCAGGTATTGCAACGCAAATGTTAGTTGAGCGCAAACTGCATGCCGAAGAAGGCAAAACACGCCACGATTTGGGCCGCGAAGATTTTATTAATAAAATCTGGGAATGGAAAAAAGAATCGGGCGGCACTATTACCAAGCAGCTTCGTCGCCTTGGCGCATCGGTTGATTGGGATCGTGAACGCTTTACCATGGATGATGGTTTATCTGAAGCTGTTAAAGAAGTGTTTGTACGCCTTCACAAAGAAAACCTAATTTACCGTGGTAAACGCCTAGTAAACTGGGATCCTAAATTACACACTGCTATTTCTGATCTTGAAGTTGAAAACAAAGACAAAAAAGGCCACATGTGGAACTTACGTTACCCACTAGCTGATGGCGTTACAACGCAAGACGGAAAAGACTACATAGTAGTAGCAACAACTCGTCCAGAAACCATGCTTGGCGACTCGGGTGTTGCAGTAAACCCTGATGACGAACGCTACATAGATTTAATCGGTAAAGAGATTTTATTACCTATCGTTAATCGTCGTATTAAAATTGTTGCTGACGAACATGCCGATAAAGATAAAGGCACGGGCTGTGTAAAAATAACCCCAGCGCACGACTTTAACGATAACGAAGTGGGCAAGCGTCATCAAATGCCGATGATAAACATTTTCGATAAAGACGCCGCTATTTTAAACCAAGGTGAAACATACACCTTTGACGGTAAAGAGCTTGAGTTTGATGCGCCAATTCCTGAGCGCTTGCGCGGGCTTGATCGTTTTGCAGCGCGTAAAGCGATTGTGGCTGAATTTGAAGAACTAGGCCTACTTGAAAAAATTGAAGACCATGGTTTAACGGTTCCTTACGGCGATCGCTCTGGTGTTGTAATTGAGCCACTACTTACCGATCAATGGTATGTACGTGTTGCACCACTTGCTGAACCGGCAAAAGACGCTGTTAAAAACGGCGATATTCAATTTGTACCTAAGCAATACGAAAACATGTACTTCTCGTGGATGAACGACGTACAAGATTGGTGTATTTCACGCCAGCTTTGGTGGGGTCATCGTATCCCAGCTTGGTACGACAATGAAGGTAACGTATTTGTTGGTCGCGACGAAGCTGAAGTACGCCGTGAAAACAACATTGCAGATAACGTAACGCTAAGCCAAGACGAAGACGTACTTGATACGTGGTTCTCATCAGCGCTTTGGACTTTCTCTACACAAGGTTGGCCAGAAAATACCGATGATTTAAAAACCTTCCACCCGTCTGACGTGTTGGTAACTGGTTTTGATATTATTTTCTTCTGGGTTGCACGCATGATTATGATGACGCTGCACTTTGTAAAAGACGAAAATGGCAAACCACAAGTTCCGTTTAAAACCGTATATGTAACTGGCTTAATACGTGACGACAATGGCGATAAAATGTCTAAGTCAAAAGGTAACGTACTTGACCCACTAGACATGATTGACGGCATTGAACTTGAAGACCTAGTACAAAAACGTACTGGTAACATGATGCAGCCAAAACTTGCCGCTAAAATCGAAAAAGATACGCGTAAAGTATTTGCAGGCGGTATTGAAGCACACGGCACCGACGCCCTTCGCTTTACCCTTGCTGCAATGGCATCTACCGGTCGTGATATTAACTGGGATATGAACCGCCTTGAAGGTTACCGTAACTTCTGTAACAAATTATGGAACGCGAGCCGTTACGTATTAATGAATACAGAAGAGCAAGACTGTGGTTTTGCAAACGGTGCTCAAACGGAGCTTTCATTAGCTGACCGCTGGATTTTAGGTCAATATGAAGCAACCGTTAAAACCTACACAGAGCATTTAGATAACTACCGTTTTGACTTAGCTGCTAACACGCTTTACGAATTCACTTGGAACCAGTTTTGTGATTGGTACTTAGAGCTAACTAAGCCGGTATTATTTAAAGGTAATGAAGCGCAGCAACGTGGTACACGTAATACACTTATTACCGTGCTTGAAAGCTTACTGCGTTTAATGCACCCAATGATGCCATACATCACTGAAACTATTTGGCAGCGTGTTGCACCACTTGCAGGCCTTGAAACAGCAAACACCAGCATTATGGTTCAGCCGTTCCCTGTATATAATGAAGCAAGCGTTGATGCTAAAGCGATGGATGACTTGGAGTGGGTTAAACAATTCATTTTAGCTATTCGTAATATTCGTGGTGAAATGGATATTAGTCCAAGTAAACCACTTAGCGTATTACTTGCTAATGCATCGAGCGACGACGTGCGACGCATTGAAGAAAACAAATCATTTTTAGCATCACTTGCAAAAATTGAAGAGTTTACAATGCTTGAAAACAAAGACGGGGCACCTGCATGTGCCACGTCTTATGTTGGCAACCTTGAGATCATGATCCCAATGGCGGGCTTAATTGATGTGGAAGCCGAGCTTTCGCGTATTAATAAGCAACTCGAAAAAGCAGAAAAAGGCCTAGCACAAGTGCAAAACAAACTTGCTAACGAAAAGTTTGTAAACAACGCACCTGAAGCGGTACTTGCTAAAGAAAATGCAAAACTGGCTGAATTTAGCGATGCTAAAACTAAGCTACTTGAGCAAAAAACTAAAATAGAAAGCTTATAA
- a CDS encoding outer membrane protein transport protein: MKFSKTLIAASLAFVSADSFSAAFQLSEQNASGLGRAYAGEASIADDASVVARNPALMTLFKDKQLSVAAIGVIPDVSIEGESTNNGIDPSALDDDSIAPSAVVPAIYYTMPYNDKVSIGFGAFSNFGLSTEFNDEYVAGQIAGETEIFTVNLNASVAYKVTEQFSFGIGLNAIYAEAKIIRKFGGHTPANIQAGIDQLTQAGILPEDYSISASADAVNLEGDDVGYGLNIGLMYQLDENSRFGFNYRSETDITFDGEYSNELPEFIGGRKGQSELPGSVDITLPAIAEFSGSHQLDEKTGLHYSVLWTGWSSFESLEAQVTLPTGDKFVAFEKQEQFDDSFRYSVGADYQYNEDLLLRAGVAFDESPVSQTHLSISIPDTDRFWFSFGGNYTIDQNSNVDLGVSIIRGKTQTFTEADDSGSQWGFESKGHAVLLGAQYNYKF; this comes from the coding sequence ATGAAATTTTCTAAAACCCTTATTGCAGCTTCGCTTGCATTTGTTTCAGCTGATAGCTTTTCAGCTGCGTTTCAATTATCAGAGCAAAATGCATCGGGTTTAGGCCGTGCATACGCTGGTGAAGCTTCTATCGCAGACGACGCGTCTGTAGTTGCTCGTAACCCTGCACTAATGACTTTATTTAAAGACAAGCAACTAAGTGTTGCAGCTATTGGTGTAATTCCAGATGTAAGTATTGAAGGCGAAAGTACTAATAACGGTATTGACCCAAGTGCATTAGACGACGACAGCATTGCACCAAGTGCTGTAGTACCTGCTATTTACTATACTATGCCTTACAACGATAAAGTATCGATTGGTTTTGGTGCATTTTCTAACTTTGGTTTATCTACAGAGTTTAACGATGAATACGTTGCTGGCCAAATTGCTGGCGAAACAGAAATCTTTACTGTTAACCTTAATGCAAGCGTTGCTTATAAAGTAACTGAGCAATTCAGCTTTGGTATTGGTTTAAACGCTATTTATGCAGAGGCTAAAATCATACGTAAATTTGGTGGTCATACACCTGCAAATATTCAAGCTGGAATAGATCAATTAACTCAAGCTGGTATTCTTCCTGAGGATTATAGCATTTCTGCTTCAGCTGATGCTGTTAATCTTGAAGGTGATGACGTGGGCTATGGATTAAATATAGGCTTAATGTATCAACTTGATGAAAACAGTCGTTTTGGTTTTAACTACCGCAGCGAAACTGATATTACATTTGATGGTGAGTACTCTAATGAGTTACCAGAATTTATTGGTGGTCGCAAAGGGCAATCTGAATTACCAGGCTCTGTAGATATTACACTACCAGCTATTGCTGAGTTTTCTGGCTCGCATCAGTTAGACGAGAAAACAGGTCTTCACTATAGTGTATTATGGACAGGCTGGAGCAGCTTTGAATCACTAGAAGCACAAGTAACGTTACCAACAGGTGATAAGTTTGTTGCGTTTGAAAAGCAAGAGCAGTTTGATGACTCTTTCAGATACTCTGTAGGTGCTGATTACCAATACAACGAAGATTTACTACTTCGTGCCGGTGTTGCATTTGATGAGTCTCCAGTATCGCAAACACACCTTTCTATCTCTATTCCAGATACAGATCGCTTTTGGTTCTCGTTTGGCGGTAACTACACAATTGATCAAAACTCTAACGTTGATCTTGGTGTAAGTATCATCCGTGGTAAAACACAAACGTTCACAGAAGCTGATGACTCGGGCAGCCAGTGGGGCTTCGAATCTAAAGGCCACGCGGTATTACTTGGCGCTCAGTACAACTACAAGTTTTAA
- a CDS encoding HD-GYP domain-containing protein has protein sequence MLITLPVSELTPGMYVDSVTKQHEGINSIKIKTSGLVRDRSIIKRLVSEGVLELLIDFTKGDAPVPAKYKPQSKPKTSNSQQKAEKTPIAISIEQEFAKASVNYDQHGRKLQSLYGDLTSGLSVNIKVLDEIASEIVSSVFRNANAMTILTRIKDKHSYNWRHMINCAIFTAVFAKYLGYKMAVVQELAMGALLHDLGQAKLPQGIFSKPTKVTNNELLAIKKHVAQGLGLVKGEKGITPLMLDMIVNHHERLDGSGYPRGLQAEKLSRPARIMAIVDVYDAMTADRMHQDGDEPINALRYLLANKQLFDGELVQRFIKCLGVHPVGTIVKLTNERLALVLEGNVLNPIKPKVKLFYNAKHNHHVTPKDIDLSEHTQELKILSSVKPLDYQINLSRLLKEHLLN, from the coding sequence ATGCTAATTACTTTGCCCGTGTCTGAGCTTACTCCTGGTATGTATGTTGATAGCGTTACTAAGCAACATGAAGGGATTAATAGCATAAAAATTAAGACCAGTGGCTTAGTACGCGATAGATCTATTATTAAGCGTTTAGTCTCTGAAGGGGTGCTTGAGCTGCTTATAGATTTTACTAAAGGTGATGCCCCAGTTCCTGCCAAATATAAGCCTCAAAGCAAACCTAAAACATCTAATAGCCAGCAAAAAGCCGAAAAAACACCTATAGCAATCTCAATTGAACAAGAATTTGCTAAAGCGAGTGTCAATTACGATCAGCATGGCCGAAAGCTACAGTCGTTATACGGTGACTTAACATCTGGCCTGAGTGTTAATATAAAAGTGCTTGATGAAATAGCCAGCGAAATAGTCAGCTCAGTTTTTCGTAACGCCAACGCCATGACTATTCTTACTCGTATAAAAGATAAACACAGCTATAACTGGCGGCATATGATCAACTGCGCCATTTTTACCGCTGTATTTGCTAAATATTTAGGGTACAAAATGGCTGTTGTGCAAGAGCTTGCCATGGGCGCGTTACTTCATGATTTAGGCCAAGCTAAATTACCGCAGGGTATATTTTCAAAGCCAACTAAGGTTACTAATAATGAGCTCTTAGCGATTAAAAAGCATGTAGCGCAAGGTTTGGGTTTAGTTAAAGGCGAGAAGGGTATAACACCCCTTATGCTTGATATGATAGTAAATCATCATGAGCGCTTAGATGGCTCTGGTTATCCGCGAGGCCTACAGGCAGAGAAGTTAAGTCGTCCAGCGCGTATAATGGCAATTGTAGATGTGTACGATGCAATGACTGCCGATAGAATGCATCAAGATGGTGATGAACCAATCAACGCATTACGCTACTTATTAGCCAATAAGCAATTGTTTGATGGTGAGTTAGTACAGCGTTTTATAAAGTGTTTAGGGGTTCATCCGGTAGGAACTATTGTAAAATTAACGAATGAACGTTTAGCCTTAGTGCTTGAAGGGAACGTATTAAATCCTATTAAACCTAAAGTTAAGCTATTTTATAATGCTAAGCACAATCATCATGTTACACCGAAAGACATCGATTTAAGTGAGCACACCCAAGAGCTTAAAATACTATCAAGTGTTAAGCCCTTAGATTATCAGATTAATTTGTCTCGCCTGCTAAAAGAGCATTTGTTGAACTAG